From Plasmodium brasilianum strain Bolivian I chromosome 7, whole genome shotgun sequence, the proteins below share one genomic window:
- a CDS encoding fam-l protein has product MMSKFNGSIIVELKEQIPNNGLNGKKDISNNEGETINRKNNLMEIHQCILEEENKIRKIKHVILKQKIIQSN; this is encoded by the coding sequence ATGATGTCTAAGTTTAATGGTTCAATAATTGTAGAGCTAAAAGAACAAATTCCAAATAATGGACTAAACggaaaaaaggatatatctaataatgaAGGGGAAacaataaatagaaaaaataatttaatggaAATTCATCAATGTATACTGGAGGAAGAAAACaagataagaaaaataaaacatgtgattttgaaacaaaaaattattcaaagcAATTGa
- a CDS encoding fam-m protein, with amino-acid sequence MEQKINLLVIIKIFVYVFLTLICHFNKDASTFRKPLDEKSKTDGNLVTGNYRLLAKYKKNKNLNNVWLKENYLDNGVNEKTDISNNIKGVKGKNKETGKRFLNKGQYNIEFLDNNTGMFDGKYFHFDKKLIKKKEESVIYI; translated from the exons atggaacaaaaaataaacttactagttattataaaaatttttgtgtATGTCTTTTTAACTTTAATATGTCATTTTAACAAAGATGCA AGTACGTTTAGAAAACCTTTAGATGAGAAAAGTAAGACTGATGGAAATTTAGTTACAGGGAATTATCGATtactagcaaaatataaaaagaataagaatttaaataatgtatggttaaaagaaaattatttagatAATGgtgtaaatgaaaaaacagatatatcaaataatataaaaggagttaaaggaaaaaacaaagaaactGGTAAAAGATTTTTAAATAAGGGACAATACAATATAGAATTTTTGGATAATAATACTGGAATGTTTGATGGaaaatatttccattttgataaaaaattgattaaaaaaaaagaagaatctgtgatatatatttaa
- a CDS encoding hypothetical protein (Plasmodium exported protein): MHAIVESIGILVFIKILTFSFLICICHYYNNVSMCGNSIDKKYTLDEFSRITTDRILSRSSLDTKSTDVTSNDKGDTKLKDEKKNIYENSEIPKPGREKVEEILLENEGRNRLPKRKKTIFTRMDEFFEKMIFSLLGPIDIIKYNLEINNKIEGKTVNRKMDLGISPPYLVFLAGFALFIISIALVSHYDNGDVKTMIANLSSTLYHVILIFLISVVVLSIFGFIYVSIKKEKYEKIRANNSKICYNILNYFYKKYI; the protein is encoded by the exons atGCATGCAATAGTAGAAAGTATTGGGATCCtcgtttttattaaaatactaacgttttcttttttaatttgtatatgCCATTATTACAATAATGTG TCTATGTGTGGTAATTCAATAGATAAGAAGTACACACTAGATGAATTTTCGCGTATAACAACTGATAGAATTCTATCAAGGAGTTCATTGGATACAAAATCAACTGACGTTACATCAAATGACAAGGGTGACACTAAATTAAAggatgaaaagaaaaacatatatgaaaatagcGAAATCCCTAAACCCGGAAGAGAAAAAGTAGAGGAAATTTTGTTAGAAAATGAGGGAAGGAATAGATTAcctaagagaaaaaaaactatttttacTAGAATGGATGAATTTTTTGAGAAAATGATATTCAGTCTTTTAGGTCCCAtagatataattaaatataacttGGAAATTAATAACAAGATTGAAGGTAAAACGGTAAATAGAAAGATGGATTTAGGAATTTCGCCACCCTATTTAGTTTTTTTGGCAGGATTTGCACTCTTTATAATATCGATTGCTTTAGTTTCACATTACGATAATGGAGATGTAAAAACAATGATAGCAAATTTATCAAGTACACTATACCatgtaattttaatatttttaatatctgTGGTGGTTTTGAGCATATTTggttttatttatgtttctattaaaaaggaaaaatatgaaaaaataagggcaaataattctaaaatttgttataatattcttaattacttttataagaaatacatttaa
- a CDS encoding fam-m protein: MDQKIKLFLIIKIVTFIFLLRICLFTNDASTLKKLLNEKYIVDNKLFGRTYRLLGKHKLEKRSNVVCIKEGLPNNCVFEKKIISHHDDETISKRKQSNKNSVDKSQLYTEVIDYDSGMFDGKHYHYEKKWINKKEYDNIVKRKRRINFITLSKMKYNGYGLVIALFFFLFLLGIGLPIIEFSGVMTSIGNKLVGQAWWSSMKNFGYKLVSLLPEFILDNIFIISYVVSIIMLAIVFVILVPRILRNNEKYKKIKLMRE; this comes from the exons atggatcaaaaaattaaattatttttaattattaaaattgttacttttatatttttattgcgGATATGCCTTTTTACTAATGATGCg agcacattaaaaaaattattgaatgAGAAATACATTGTTGATAACAAATTATTTGGAAGAACATACCGATTATTAGGAAAACATAAACTGGAAAAACGTTCAAATGTTGTATGTATAAAAGAAGGGCTACCAAATAATTGTGTGTtcgagaaaaaaattatatctcATCATGATGATGAGACTATAAGTAAAAGGAAacaatcaaataaaaattcagtAGATAAATCGCAACTCTATACAGAAGTTATAGATTATGATAGTGGAATGTTTGATGGGAAGCATTatcattatgaaaaaaaatggattaacaaaaaggaatatgataatatcgttaaaagaaaaaggagaattaattttattactttaagtaaaatgaaatataatggATATGGACTAGTGATtgccttatttttttttttattcttattaggAATTGGATTACCCATAATAGAATTTTCAGGGGTTATGACAAGTATTGGAAACAAATTGGTAGGTCAGGCATGGTGGTCATCTATGAAAAACTTTGGATATAAATTGGTATCATTACTTCCAGAATTTATAttagataatatttttataatatcatatGTGGTGTCTATCATTATGTTAGCTATCGTATTTGTGATACTGGTCCCTAGGAtcttaagaaataatgaaaaatataaaaaaattaagttgatgagagaataa
- a CDS encoding hypothetical protein (Plasmodium exported protein): MEQNIRFIFFIKILLFVLLIWICHLYSDMSRFDKYLDKRYSFCKKLNKRIYLLLGKCENGIFSNVEDLELKIPYNTRKKNRKLLTVNDEKWDKEKKEKLYRSSLYKEKLIKRLMKNKCTMLHKSYNHYEKKIMNGLNDKVFFKKMILINDKVYKKLKRKKYGLRLCLLLLLFIFVLILPILDLSLSNSENSLYLLTLLCQLFGYSLTSDTQPQLDGGASAAPNSQLSSFCSNDPNISLKVSSILVYCIPILIMGIMLIMGIFYYFKYVIKYKKIKSMELFNE, encoded by the exons ATGGAACAAAATATTAGgtttatctttttcatcAAAATTTTGCTGTTTGTACTTTTAATTTGGATTTGTCATTTATACAGTGACATg agCAGGTTTGATAAATATTTGGATAAGAGGTATagtttttgtaaaaaattaaataagcgAATTTATCTATTGTTAGGAAAATGTGAAAATggtattttttcaaatgttGAAGATTTAGAATTAAAGATACCATAtaatacaagaaaaaaaaacagaaaattaCTTACAGttaatgatgaaaaatgggacaaagaaaaaaaagaaaaattatatagaagctcattatataaggaaaaattaattaagagacttatgaaaaataaatgtaccaTGTTACATAAATCATATAATCattatgagaaaaaaataatgaatggaCTTAATGataaagttttttttaaaaaaatgatattaattaatgataaggtttacaaaaaattaaaacgtaaaaaatatggattaCGACTTTgcttacttttattattgttcatatttgtattaattttacCTATATTGGATTTATCGTTAAGTAATTCTGAAAATTCATTGTATTTATTGACATTACTATGTCAGTTATTTGGATATAGTTTAACATCTGATACACAGCCTCAGTTAGATGGAGGTGCTTCAGCTGCGCCAAACTCTCAATTAAGTTCTTTTTGTTCAAATGATccaaatatatcattaaagGTATCTAGTATTCTAGTATATTGTATACCTATTTTAATAATGGGTATTATGCTTATAATgggaattttttattattttaaatatgttataaaatataaaaagattaaGTCAATGGAATTGTTCAATGAATAG
- a CDS encoding fam-l protein — protein MEQKNMLLFINISTFILLPWICKFYNDLKPLNKNLYEKCNLCRKINTRNYRLLAKYKQDSDSCIENFKREIQHNKVKQNKCLSNNKKGSNRSLRQLCKSSLYIQEYDKNVKKNKCAIPKTKKYSNFEEKIFKELDYKDYLIKINIIEDKEYKKISRKKLRIRTALILLFFLVLIVPILDLSLEKFTKGGLLGLLGLLYPSSSEGQTLGTNVQGHLFTLLSATGMEKIKVIFASPILLYCVPFLIFVVIFILGMIYYYKKVIKYENMKFRKRLNR, from the exons atggaacaaaaaaatatgctgttatttattaatatttcaacGTTTATACTTTTACCTTGGATATGTAAGTTTTACAATGACCTG aaacctttaaataaaaatttgtatgAAAAATGCAATCTttgtagaaaaataaatacaagaaattatcgattattagcaaaatataagcaGGATAGTGATTCATGTATTGAGAATTTTAAGAGAGAAATTCAGCATAATAAagtgaaacaaaataaatgtttatctaataataaaaaaggatcaAATAGAAGCCTAAGACAATTATGTAAaagttcattatatattcagGAATAcgataaaaatgttaagaaaaataaatgtgcTATAcctaaaacaaaaaagtattCCAATTtcgaagaaaaaatatttaaagaactTGATTATAAAGATTACCTTATAAAAATCAATATAATTGAAGAtaaggaatataaaaaaatatcacgTAAAAAACTCAGAATACGAACtgctttaattttgttatttttcctGGTATTAATAGTACCCATATTAGATCTTTCATTAGAGAAATTTACAAAGGGTGGGTTGTTGGGATTATTAGGCTTGTTATACCCAAGTTCATCTGAAGGACAGACATTGGGGACAAATGTACAGGGGCATTTGTTTACTTTATTAAGCGCTACtggaatggaaaaaataaaagtaatatttgCATCAcctattttgctttattgcGTACCTTTCCTCATATTTGTTGTGATATTTATATTAGGAATGATTTACtactataaaaaagttataaaatatgaaaatatgaagTTCAGAAAAAGACTAAATAGGTAA